From a region of the Halolamina sp. CBA1230 genome:
- a CDS encoding DUF433 domain-containing protein, which produces MAERESRRVAHDLMSEPHIAGRRVSVRQVFALVEKRGVDPETVADRFDLDVADVYHALAYYHDHPREMSEVEAERDDAFETFRESIDRPEDVEPDTA; this is translated from the coding sequence ATGGCCGAACGGGAGAGCCGTCGCGTCGCTCACGACCTCATGAGCGAGCCCCATATCGCCGGACGTCGAGTCAGCGTCCGCCAGGTGTTCGCACTCGTCGAGAAGCGCGGTGTCGACCCCGAAACGGTCGCCGATCGGTTCGACCTCGACGTGGCGGACGTCTACCACGCCCTCGCGTACTACCACGACCATCCGCGCGAGATGAGCGAGGTCGAAGCCGAACGCGACGACGCGTTCGAAACGTTCCGGGAGTCGATCGACCGACCCGAGGACGTCGAACCCGACACCGCCTGA
- a CDS encoding universal stress protein, protein MYDDVLLPVALGEAEEDPAIDRALDLADRYDATLHLVSAVDPAVFDPMTVEAQKLHELLGEEAEETVEAAAERASDRGLDVETRTGRGPAAEVVVDYAEDVDVVVMATHGREGLEHALLGSVTEKVVRQSPAPVLTVPR, encoded by the coding sequence GTGTACGACGACGTACTACTCCCGGTCGCGCTCGGGGAGGCCGAGGAGGACCCGGCGATCGACCGGGCGCTGGACCTGGCGGATCGCTACGACGCAACCCTGCATCTCGTGAGTGCGGTCGATCCCGCGGTGTTCGATCCGATGACCGTCGAGGCGCAGAAGCTTCACGAGCTGCTGGGGGAGGAAGCCGAGGAAACCGTCGAGGCAGCTGCCGAGCGCGCCAGCGATCGCGGGCTCGACGTCGAGACTCGGACCGGTCGCGGCCCGGCCGCGGAGGTAGTCGTCGACTACGCCGAGGACGTGGACGTGGTGGTGATGGCGACGCACGGCCGCGAGGGGCTGGAACACGCGCTGCTCGGGAGCGTCACCGAGAAGGTCGTCCGTCAGTCCCCGGCGCCGGTGCTGACGGTCCCCCGGTAG
- a CDS encoding molybdopterin-dependent oxidoreductase, giving the protein MYRPSRERSVEAALAAVAAVAGSLLAAGNTPAFVGAGAAAVVRDTAPGFVAAVVRSLGDLAQPLLVAVTGLLLLGTYAAATVLARQYADGTAPRTAATLALAGGVTLLLTGSPVSALGAGVASAAVVVAATLSLGSDPSEDTSPARRRLLQAGAATLAALAASAVRLGGSGSSGTGSPEPPDPAAQSLLSTAETRSLSLPNADGLVSEGFYTVDIATVAPNLGGDWELTVTGEVPEERSFSLSELRSFEGERRFVTLRCVSDRLNGEKIDTALWDGVPIETVLDAADAPESCCVTLHAADDYFVSFPREALDPGLLAWGMNGRPLPRAHGAPVRTLVPGHWGETNAKWLTEIEIREEPEDGYWEQRGWEGTGEVNTVAKLHSTTVQDGTVRVGGHAYAGTRGVRAVEVSTDGGDSWTEATLSDPLPGATPLDAEEPDPDGEAVDAWRMWEHEYEATDEHEVVVRAVDGDGTVQPEEQGGAYPSGATGWVSETIAV; this is encoded by the coding sequence ATGTACCGTCCGAGCCGGGAGCGATCGGTTGAGGCCGCCCTCGCGGCCGTCGCCGCCGTCGCGGGGTCGCTGCTCGCCGCCGGCAACACGCCGGCGTTCGTCGGCGCCGGCGCGGCCGCGGTCGTCCGGGACACGGCACCCGGGTTCGTCGCCGCGGTGGTCAGATCGCTCGGCGACCTCGCGCAGCCGCTGTTAGTGGCTGTCACGGGGCTTCTCCTGCTCGGTACGTACGCGGCAGCCACAGTGCTGGCTCGGCAGTACGCCGACGGTACCGCGCCTCGCACGGCGGCGACGCTCGCGCTCGCCGGCGGGGTCACGCTGCTGCTCACCGGGAGCCCCGTGAGCGCGCTCGGCGCGGGCGTCGCGAGTGCGGCGGTCGTTGTCGCGGCGACCCTCTCACTCGGCTCGGACCCGTCTGAGGACACCTCGCCGGCCCGTCGTCGCCTGTTGCAGGCCGGCGCTGCCACGCTCGCTGCGCTGGCGGCGAGTGCGGTCCGCCTCGGCGGCTCGGGCTCGTCGGGGACGGGCAGCCCCGAGCCGCCGGACCCGGCCGCCCAGTCGCTGCTCTCGACTGCAGAGACGCGCTCGCTCTCGCTGCCGAACGCCGACGGGCTGGTCTCGGAAGGGTTCTACACCGTCGACATCGCGACGGTCGCCCCGAACCTCGGCGGCGACTGGGAACTCACAGTCACCGGCGAGGTGCCCGAGGAGCGGTCGTTCAGCCTCTCGGAGCTCCGGTCGTTCGAGGGCGAACGGCGGTTCGTCACGCTGCGCTGTGTGAGCGACCGCCTGAACGGCGAGAAGATCGACACCGCGCTCTGGGACGGCGTGCCGATCGAAACCGTGCTCGACGCCGCCGACGCGCCCGAGAGCTGCTGTGTCACGCTCCACGCGGCCGACGACTACTTCGTCTCGTTCCCCCGTGAGGCGCTCGACCCCGGACTGCTGGCGTGGGGGATGAACGGCCGGCCGCTCCCGCGAGCCCACGGCGCGCCGGTCCGGACGCTCGTCCCGGGCCACTGGGGCGAGACCAACGCCAAGTGGCTCACGGAGATCGAGATCCGCGAGGAACCGGAGGACGGCTACTGGGAGCAGCGCGGCTGGGAGGGGACGGGCGAGGTGAACACGGTCGCCAAGCTCCACAGCACCACCGTTCAGGACGGGACGGTCCGGGTCGGCGGCCACGCCTACGCCGGCACCCGCGGGGTCCGGGCCGTCGAGGTGTCGACCGACGGCGGCGACTCCTGGACCGAGGCGACGCTCTCCGACCCCTTACCGGGCGCGACGCCGCTCGACGCCGAGGAGCCCGACCCCGACGGTGAGGCCGTCGACGCGTGGCGCATGTGGGAACACGAGTACGAGGCGACCGACGAGCACGAGGTGGTGGTGCGGGCGGTCGACGGCGACGGGACCGTCCAACCCGAGGAACAGGGTGGGGCCTACCCCTCGGGTGCGACGGGGTGGGTCAGCGAGACGATCGCGGTCTGA
- a CDS encoding M20/M25/M40 family metallo-hydrolase, with translation MDGFDAAIGRTWTDERPGEFLTDLTAIGSRMGGSEGEARAAEVVADAFRDAGVREVEQDPFEMQAWQRGDSSLRVHGPVEREFETVALPYSPAGEVEGELVDAGYGTPEEIDDLDVEGKVVVASTTTPEGGRFIHRMEKFGYAIGQGAEAFVFVNHVPGQLPPTGSLTFGREAEAPAVGVSKETGAWLTEFAEDDASVRLTVDAETTTGQSQNVQGRLGPETDEELLLLAHYDGHDIAEGALDNGCGVATVLTAARLLSEAENELDRGVRVVAVGCEEVGLLGAEHLAESVDKEDVAAVVNVDGGGRFRDLVALTHTSESTGAAVERVSERANQPIEVESDPHPFSDQWPFVRAGVPSVQLHSDSGERGRGWGHTHADTRDKVDERNLREHGVLTALLVDELASTDAERLEQEELVEAFRELDFETGMKAASLWPEGWE, from the coding sequence ATGGACGGATTCGACGCCGCGATCGGGCGGACGTGGACCGACGAGCGGCCGGGGGAGTTCCTCACCGACCTCACCGCCATCGGGAGCCGGATGGGCGGGAGCGAAGGGGAGGCCCGGGCCGCCGAGGTCGTCGCCGACGCGTTCCGCGACGCGGGCGTCCGCGAGGTCGAACAGGACCCCTTCGAGATGCAGGCCTGGCAGCGCGGCGACTCCTCGCTCCGCGTTCACGGGCCGGTCGAGCGGGAGTTCGAGACGGTCGCGCTCCCGTACTCGCCGGCGGGCGAGGTGGAGGGCGAACTAGTCGACGCGGGCTACGGCACGCCCGAGGAGATCGACGACCTCGACGTCGAGGGGAAGGTCGTCGTCGCCTCGACCACGACGCCGGAGGGCGGCCGGTTCATCCACCGGATGGAGAAGTTCGGTTACGCGATCGGCCAGGGCGCCGAGGCGTTCGTGTTCGTCAACCACGTCCCCGGCCAGCTACCACCGACTGGGTCGCTCACGTTCGGCCGCGAGGCCGAGGCGCCCGCGGTCGGCGTGAGCAAGGAGACCGGCGCGTGGCTGACAGAATTCGCGGAGGACGACGCCAGCGTCCGCCTCACCGTCGACGCCGAGACGACGACCGGCCAAAGCCAGAACGTGCAGGGACGGCTCGGCCCCGAGACGGACGAGGAGCTCCTGCTGCTCGCCCACTACGACGGCCACGACATCGCGGAGGGCGCGCTGGACAACGGCTGCGGCGTCGCGACGGTGCTCACGGCCGCGCGCCTGCTCAGCGAGGCCGAGAACGAACTGGACCGCGGCGTGCGCGTCGTCGCCGTCGGCTGCGAGGAGGTGGGGCTACTCGGCGCGGAACACCTCGCGGAGTCGGTCGACAAGGAGGACGTCGCCGCGGTGGTGAACGTCGACGGCGGCGGGCGGTTCCGCGACCTAGTCGCGCTTACCCACACCTCCGAGTCGACCGGCGCGGCCGTCGAGCGCGTGAGCGAACGCGCGAACCAGCCGATCGAGGTGGAGTCCGACCCCCACCCGTTCAGCGACCAGTGGCCGTTCGTCCGCGCGGGCGTCCCGTCGGTCCAACTCCACAGCGACAGCGGGGAGCGCGGCCGCGGCTGGGGGCACACCCACGCCGACACGCGGGACAAGGTCGACGAGCGGAACCTCCGGGAACACGGCGTGCTGACCGCGCTACTGGTCGACGAGCTGGCGTCGACCGACGCCGAGCGGCTGGAGCAAGAGGAGCTGGTCGAGGCGTTCCGGGAGCTCGACTTCGAGACGGGGATGAAGGCGGCGTCGCTGTGGCCCGAGGGGTGGGAGTAG
- a CDS encoding DUF5615 family PIN-like protein yields MAEWRFLLDENVDPKVANYLEKEDLFAVHVRETVGQGADDEDDVLPYARENDLVVVTSDVKDFGAIPSEAHAGVVLLYDDTMPAYQVASALLTMVDAYPSRDAFAGREELDSWS; encoded by the coding sequence ATGGCCGAATGGCGGTTTCTCCTCGACGAGAACGTCGACCCGAAGGTGGCAAACTACCTCGAGAAAGAGGATCTGTTCGCCGTCCACGTTCGGGAGACGGTCGGGCAGGGAGCAGACGACGAGGACGACGTGCTCCCATACGCTCGAGAAAACGACCTCGTCGTCGTCACGAGCGACGTGAAAGACTTCGGTGCGATCCCGAGTGAGGCGCACGCTGGTGTCGTGCTGCTCTACGACGATACGATGCCCGCCTATCAGGTCGCGTCCGCGCTTCTCACGATGGTCGACGCGTATCCGAGTCGGGACGCGTTCGCAGGCCGGGAAGAACTCGACTCGTGGAGTTGA
- a CDS encoding PAS domain-containing sensor histidine kinase: MARSESLGLLLDQAQDKIALLSEDGTFTYVNAAAERILGFEPDELVGENAFEFVHPDDVDDVRGTFDRAVRKNSFAEETAAYRHRCSDGDWVWLESRMSNLTDDPLDGYVVSSRDVTDRVRAEREREETAARLEEIAAVASDVLWMFDADWSELLFVNPAYEEIFGGSIEDVRGDPDAFLDAIHPEDRPAVVDAMGCLSAGNSVEMEYRVNPEAEYKRWVWVQAEPITRDGEVVRIAGFARDITDRRRRERQLVVMDNLLRHNLRNDLNVVLGKADIIEETLPEASEHTAIIRRVGKQLLQTAEKERNVIDLLTEQPGRERIEFHGTVAESVESVREHHPDCTIEVDGLEPAVVRGRPELGLAVIELLENAVQHADGEPWVRVSLRRVGAHAELTVADDHAPIPAIEADVLTGDHDMTNVYHSSGLGFWLVYWAVELSNGHVAVHSGDDGNHITVSVPLDREP; the protein is encoded by the coding sequence ATGGCACGGTCCGAGTCGCTCGGCCTCCTCCTCGACCAGGCGCAGGACAAGATCGCGCTGCTTTCGGAGGACGGCACGTTCACGTACGTGAACGCCGCGGCCGAGCGGATCCTCGGGTTCGAGCCCGACGAGCTCGTGGGGGAGAACGCGTTCGAGTTCGTCCACCCCGACGATGTCGACGACGTCCGCGGCACGTTCGATCGGGCAGTCCGGAAGAACTCCTTCGCCGAGGAGACGGCGGCGTACCGCCACCGGTGCAGCGACGGCGACTGGGTGTGGCTGGAGAGCCGGATGTCGAACCTCACCGACGACCCGCTCGACGGCTACGTGGTCAGCTCGCGGGACGTGACCGACCGCGTGCGGGCCGAACGCGAGCGCGAGGAGACTGCCGCGCGGCTCGAGGAGATCGCGGCCGTCGCCAGCGACGTGCTCTGGATGTTCGACGCCGACTGGTCGGAGCTGCTGTTCGTCAACCCCGCCTACGAGGAGATCTTCGGGGGGTCGATCGAGGACGTCCGGGGGGACCCCGACGCGTTCCTCGACGCGATCCACCCCGAGGACCGGCCGGCGGTCGTGGACGCGATGGGCTGTCTCTCGGCGGGCAACTCCGTCGAGATGGAGTACCGCGTCAACCCCGAGGCGGAGTACAAGCGCTGGGTGTGGGTGCAGGCCGAGCCGATCACGCGGGACGGCGAGGTGGTCCGGATCGCGGGGTTCGCACGGGACATCACCGACCGCCGGCGGCGGGAGCGTCAGCTGGTCGTGATGGACAACCTCCTGCGGCACAACCTCCGGAACGACCTCAACGTCGTGCTCGGGAAGGCCGACATCATCGAGGAGACGCTCCCCGAGGCGTCGGAGCACACCGCGATCATCCGTCGGGTGGGGAAGCAGCTCCTCCAGACCGCCGAGAAGGAGCGCAACGTCATCGACCTGCTGACCGAGCAGCCGGGGCGCGAACGGATCGAGTTCCACGGGACGGTCGCCGAAAGCGTCGAGTCCGTGCGGGAGCACCACCCTGACTGCACGATCGAGGTGGACGGACTCGAGCCGGCGGTCGTCCGCGGCCGGCCGGAGCTCGGGCTGGCCGTGATCGAACTGCTTGAGAACGCGGTCCAGCATGCCGACGGCGAGCCGTGGGTCCGAGTCAGCCTGCGCCGCGTCGGCGCCCACGCCGAACTCACCGTCGCGGACGACCACGCGCCGATCCCGGCGATCGAGGCGGACGTGCTGACCGGCGACCACGACATGACGAACGTCTACCACAGCAGCGGGCTGGGGTTCTGGCTCGTCTACTGGGCCGTCGAACTGTCGAACGGCCACGTCGCCGTCCACTCCGGGGACGACGGCAACCACATCACCGTCTCGGTCCCGCTGGATCGCGAACCGTAG
- a CDS encoding HVO_2523 family zinc finger protein, whose translation MSDAEETTAPGRPCPHCGEPMVHRHCEYVCPQHGVVFDCADTFY comes from the coding sequence GTGAGCGACGCCGAGGAGACCACCGCGCCCGGCCGCCCCTGCCCGCACTGCGGGGAGCCGATGGTCCACCGCCACTGCGAGTACGTCTGTCCCCAGCACGGCGTGGTGTTCGACTGCGCGGACACGTTCTACTGA
- the truA gene encoding tRNA pseudouridine(38-40) synthase TruA — MRAFRLAYDGREFYGFQRQPDVSTVEGRLLATLAAAGVTDEGETPPGYAAAGRTDAGVSAIAQTIAFEAPDWCTPAALNGRLPGSVRAWAAADVSDEFHATHSASRRSYTYHLHAPDADAGHESHSDSLANQKSSISGDDAAREAAERLSGEHDFHNFTSDETGTVRDVEVGVERDGEFLVVTVSAGGFPRGFVRRLVGVLAEVAVDGQSLARIDEVLSDESLQGGRGVPRMPPEPLVLTGVEYPDVTFAVDEEAIESARGVFGQRRAGALERVRVTETILSGLE, encoded by the coding sequence ATGCGCGCGTTCAGGCTGGCCTACGACGGGCGGGAGTTCTACGGCTTCCAGCGACAGCCCGACGTGTCGACCGTCGAGGGGCGGCTGCTCGCCACGCTCGCCGCGGCGGGGGTCACCGACGAGGGCGAGACGCCGCCGGGGTACGCTGCGGCAGGCCGCACCGACGCCGGCGTCTCTGCGATTGCGCAGACGATCGCGTTCGAGGCTCCGGACTGGTGCACCCCTGCGGCGCTCAACGGCCGGCTCCCGGGGTCGGTCCGGGCGTGGGCCGCCGCCGACGTGTCCGACGAGTTCCACGCGACGCACTCGGCCAGCCGACGCAGCTACACCTACCACCTGCACGCGCCGGACGCGGACGCCGGTCACGAATCGCACAGCGATTCGTTAGCCAACCAGAAATCTTCGATTTCTGGTGACGACGCTGCGCGCGAGGCCGCCGAGCGACTCTCCGGCGAGCACGACTTCCACAACTTCACCAGCGACGAGACGGGGACGGTCCGGGATGTCGAGGTGGGCGTCGAACGCGACGGGGAGTTCCTCGTCGTCACCGTCTCGGCGGGCGGGTTCCCCCGAGGGTTCGTCCGCCGGCTGGTGGGTGTGCTCGCGGAGGTCGCCGTCGACGGCCAGTCGCTCGCGCGGATCGACGAGGTGTTGAGCGACGAGTCGCTGCAGGGTGGCCGGGGCGTCCCGCGGATGCCGCCCGAACCGCTGGTGCTGACGGGCGTCGAGTACCCCGACGTGACGTTCGCGGTCGACGAGGAAGCTATCGAGAGCGCCCGGGGCGTGTTCGGCCAGCGCCGCGCGGGCGCGCTGGAGCGCGTTCGCGTGACGGAGACGATACTCTCCGGGCTGGAGTGA
- a CDS encoding adenosylcobalamin-dependent ribonucleoside-diphosphate reductase, whose translation MSTPDLGADELTLPIKRTDGDTLADRLTDNAYENILPARYLRKDADGEVVESQEELFARVAKNIALAEAVYEAERRDVEVTVTPDQLKPDHPRRDELAEEVFGKGFDAEADTETVLTEHNVNKFAYDTVVPELDDGIAGAVRETREEFETLMTDLSFMPNSPTLMNAGDELQQLSACFVDSPADDITDIHQTAKEAAEVFQSGGGMGYAFWKLRPYGDAVGSTGGIASGPITFMRTFDQMCETIAQGGARRGAQMGVMRVSHPDVIQFIHAKNKDVSLANTLRLNDPDDFTHNSFQEALEEARELIDDEGRVPEHLRNAVEGHLSNFNISVGVTDGFMEALKEGEEFTFTNPRTEEPHVATPETKELYEMFGLGEHVEVGEVLSVPAEELWEQIVEGAHENGEPGVIYLERVNKRHSFDVEEHPDHRILATNPCGEQPLEEYEACNLGHINLSTLAAQDAPDWRVWSEEHEDEYDSHEEAVSAFLDEAMNWEDFDHRIAYGTRFLENVVTMSDFPVEEIEQKVREMRKIGLGVMGLAQLYIQLGVRYGTDDADEIARQLMTHINHGSKDASHELAEERGTFADWDDSKYADPTAYPDWFEHHTGEDPQDWEDGYPVRNHNTTTIAPTGTTSMIGNTTGGCEPIYNVAYYKNVSGDVQGDEMLVEFDDYFLRALEDNGIDVQAVKEEAQEQMANNEFDGVEGLETVPNALGELFVVTGDLSAKQHASIQCAAQAGVDSAISKTVNAPNDASVDDAKEAFEYVYDNGGKGVTYYRDGTRSKQVLTTRADNTEFADEDEAAEALVEQITEVFGGLEGFLENEDVQAALDTQVEQLLAEADGEETPLGRKRPRPDVLHGVTQRIDTGYGKLYVNINEDPQTGEPFELFANIGNSGGFTASFTEALAKTISTSLRSGVDPEEVASELQGIRSPKVAWDKGEQIQSIPDAIGTAMRRYLDGEIDKGIPQQQTIDELDEESAEPSTDGGAAAESLGEPTNVDIDDAAGAADAATEDDATSDLIASGESPECPDCGSMSLYYSEGCKTCESCGWSEC comes from the coding sequence GTGAGCACGCCCGACCTCGGCGCCGACGAGCTGACGCTTCCGATCAAGCGCACCGACGGCGACACGCTGGCGGACCGGCTGACCGACAACGCCTACGAGAACATCCTGCCGGCCCGCTACCTCCGGAAGGACGCCGACGGCGAGGTCGTCGAGAGCCAGGAGGAGCTGTTCGCCCGCGTTGCGAAGAACATCGCGCTGGCCGAGGCGGTGTACGAGGCCGAGCGCCGGGACGTCGAGGTGACGGTCACGCCCGACCAGCTCAAGCCCGACCACCCGCGCCGCGACGAGCTCGCCGAGGAGGTGTTCGGCAAAGGGTTCGACGCCGAGGCAGACACCGAGACCGTCCTCACCGAACACAACGTCAACAAGTTCGCCTACGACACCGTCGTCCCCGAACTCGACGACGGGATCGCCGGCGCGGTCCGGGAGACCCGCGAGGAGTTCGAGACGCTGATGACGGATCTCTCCTTCATGCCGAACTCGCCCACGCTGATGAACGCGGGCGACGAACTCCAGCAGCTCTCTGCCTGTTTCGTCGACTCTCCTGCCGACGACATCACGGATATCCACCAGACGGCCAAGGAGGCCGCCGAAGTGTTCCAGTCCGGCGGCGGGATGGGGTACGCGTTCTGGAAGCTCCGCCCGTACGGCGACGCCGTCGGCTCGACCGGCGGGATCGCCTCGGGCCCGATCACGTTCATGCGGACGTTCGACCAGATGTGTGAGACGATCGCCCAGGGCGGCGCCCGACGGGGCGCCCAGATGGGCGTCATGCGCGTCTCGCACCCCGACGTCATCCAGTTCATCCACGCCAAGAACAAGGACGTCTCGCTGGCGAACACGCTGCGGCTGAACGACCCAGACGACTTCACGCACAACTCCTTCCAGGAGGCGCTGGAGGAGGCCCGCGAGCTCATCGACGACGAGGGGCGCGTGCCCGAACACCTTCGCAACGCCGTCGAGGGGCACCTCTCGAACTTCAACATCTCCGTCGGCGTCACCGACGGGTTCATGGAGGCGCTGAAAGAGGGCGAGGAGTTCACGTTCACCAACCCCCGGACGGAGGAGCCCCACGTCGCCACGCCGGAGACGAAGGAGCTGTACGAGATGTTCGGTCTCGGCGAGCACGTCGAGGTCGGCGAGGTGCTCTCGGTGCCCGCAGAGGAGCTCTGGGAGCAGATCGTCGAGGGCGCCCACGAGAACGGCGAACCGGGCGTGATCTACCTCGAGCGCGTCAACAAGCGCCACTCCTTCGACGTCGAGGAGCATCCCGACCACCGCATCCTCGCGACCAACCCCTGCGGCGAGCAGCCCCTGGAGGAGTACGAGGCCTGTAACCTCGGCCACATCAACCTCTCCACGCTCGCGGCACAGGACGCGCCGGACTGGCGCGTCTGGTCCGAGGAGCACGAAGACGAGTACGACTCCCACGAGGAGGCGGTGTCGGCGTTCCTCGACGAAGCGATGAACTGGGAGGACTTCGACCACCGCATCGCCTACGGCACGCGCTTCCTCGAGAACGTGGTCACGATGTCGGATTTCCCGGTCGAGGAGATCGAGCAGAAGGTCCGGGAGATGCGCAAGATCGGCCTCGGCGTGATGGGGCTGGCCCAGCTGTACATCCAGCTCGGCGTGCGCTACGGCACCGACGACGCCGACGAGATCGCCCGCCAGCTGATGACCCACATCAACCACGGGTCGAAGGACGCCAGCCACGAGCTCGCCGAGGAGCGGGGCACTTTCGCCGACTGGGACGACTCGAAGTACGCCGACCCGACGGCCTACCCCGACTGGTTCGAGCACCACACCGGCGAGGACCCGCAGGACTGGGAAGACGGCTACCCGGTTCGCAACCACAACACGACGACGATCGCGCCGACCGGGACGACGTCGATGATCGGCAACACGACCGGCGGCTGTGAGCCGATCTACAACGTCGCCTACTACAAGAACGTCTCCGGCGACGTGCAGGGCGACGAGATGCTCGTCGAGTTCGACGACTACTTCCTGCGCGCCCTGGAGGACAACGGTATCGACGTGCAGGCCGTCAAGGAGGAGGCACAGGAGCAGATGGCCAACAACGAGTTCGACGGCGTCGAGGGGCTGGAGACGGTCCCCAACGCGCTGGGCGAGCTGTTCGTGGTCACCGGCGACCTGAGCGCCAAGCAGCACGCCTCGATCCAGTGTGCCGCACAGGCCGGCGTCGACTCCGCCATCTCGAAGACGGTCAACGCGCCCAACGACGCCAGCGTCGACGACGCCAAGGAGGCGTTCGAGTACGTGTACGACAACGGCGGCAAGGGCGTCACCTACTACCGCGACGGCACCCGCAGCAAGCAGGTGCTCACCACCCGCGCCGACAACACCGAGTTCGCCGACGAGGACGAGGCCGCCGAGGCGCTCGTCGAGCAGATCACCGAGGTGTTCGGCGGGCTCGAAGGGTTCCTCGAGAACGAGGACGTCCAGGCCGCCCTCGACACGCAGGTCGAGCAGCTGCTGGCCGAGGCCGACGGCGAGGAGACGCCGCTGGGCCGGAAGCGCCCGCGCCCGGACGTGCTCCACGGCGTCACCCAGCGCATCGACACCGGCTACGGGAAGCTGTACGTCAACATCAACGAGGACCCCCAGACCGGCGAGCCGTTCGAGCTGTTCGCCAACATCGGCAACTCCGGCGGGTTCACCGCCTCCTTCACCGAGGCGCTGGCGAAGACCATCTCCACCTCGCTGCGCTCGGGCGTCGATCCCGAGGAGGTCGCCAGCGAACTCCAGGGGATCCGCAGCCCGAAGGTCGCCTGGGACAAGGGTGAGCAGATCCAGTCGATCCCGGACGCCATCGGGACGGCGATGCGGCGCTACCTCGACGGCGAGATCGACAAGGGGATCCCCCAGCAGCAGACGATCGACGAGCTCGACGAGGAGTCGGCCGAGCCCTCCACCGACGGCGGGGCGGCCGCCGAGTCGCTGGGCGAGCCGACGAACGTCGACATCGACGACGCCGCAGGCGCCGCGGATGCCGCCACCGAGGACGACGCGACGAGCGACCTGATCGCCTCGGGCGAGAGCCCGGAGTGTCCGGACTGTGGCTCGATGAGCCTCTACTACTCCGAAGGCTGCAAGACCTGCGAGTCCTGCGGCTGGAGCGAGTGTTAG